Proteins found in one Aneurinibacillus uraniidurans genomic segment:
- the yedE gene encoding selenium metabolism membrane protein YedE/FdhT produces the protein MLSSITSLYHKLFDKFWNPVLVTVIAGVLSALYFGVTQTYWAVTGEFTRLAGHIMSWFGFDPHQLSYMKIIKFQGSPLDRVDGWVVSGMLLGALMSALLGGNFKLRFPHQKRRIVQGLVGGMIAGFGARLAMGCNLASFFTGIPQFSFHAWLFMLGMATGSYVGVKAALHPLLRGKPRLEKASPGARNMQSSRSRVQPIIGLLVFCISIGLIVWEISGGHSKLGLAGLFGVAFGLLIQRGQICFTSAFRDLWVTGRGTMAKALALGIIAATLCTAVIIYLGVPQKIAWAGPGALIGGLLFGFGIVIAGGCETGWMYRAMEGQIQFVIVGIGNIIGAGILAWGWDHWGLFASLVKPYPKINLVSELGWSGAILSTVGLMLLWYAFASYWEKHVRYKANQKGQAVLMQANVEMKEIS, from the coding sequence ATGCTTTCATCTATTACATCGCTTTACCACAAGCTTTTCGATAAGTTCTGGAATCCAGTTCTTGTCACAGTTATTGCGGGGGTACTCAGTGCGCTTTACTTCGGGGTCACCCAGACATACTGGGCCGTTACAGGTGAGTTTACCCGCCTTGCCGGGCATATTATGTCCTGGTTTGGCTTTGATCCGCACCAGTTGAGCTACATGAAAATTATAAAATTCCAGGGCAGTCCACTTGACCGGGTCGATGGCTGGGTCGTAAGTGGGATGCTTCTCGGTGCCTTAATGAGTGCACTGCTAGGTGGAAACTTTAAGCTGCGATTTCCGCATCAGAAAAGACGGATCGTACAAGGTCTCGTCGGCGGCATGATTGCCGGATTCGGTGCACGTCTGGCTATGGGGTGTAATTTGGCTTCTTTCTTTACAGGAATTCCCCAATTTTCGTTCCACGCATGGCTGTTCATGCTCGGGATGGCAACAGGGAGCTATGTAGGGGTAAAAGCGGCACTTCATCCGCTTTTGCGTGGAAAACCGCGCCTGGAGAAAGCCTCCCCAGGTGCAAGAAACATGCAGTCAAGCAGATCGCGAGTACAGCCCATTATCGGCTTACTTGTTTTTTGCATTTCTATCGGCCTTATTGTATGGGAAATTTCCGGTGGGCATTCCAAATTAGGGCTGGCCGGTCTATTCGGTGTCGCGTTTGGTCTACTCATTCAGCGGGGACAAATTTGTTTTACGTCTGCGTTCCGTGATTTGTGGGTTACCGGCAGAGGCACGATGGCCAAAGCACTGGCACTCGGCATTATTGCCGCTACTCTTTGTACAGCTGTCATTATTTATCTCGGGGTTCCGCAAAAAATTGCATGGGCCGGTCCGGGAGCACTCATCGGTGGTTTACTGTTCGGCTTTGGTATCGTGATTGCCGGAGGATGTGAAACCGGTTGGATGTATCGGGCGATGGAAGGACAGATTCAGTTCGTTATTGTCGGCATCGGCAATATTATAGGAGCCGGAATTCTTGCCTGGGGCTGGGATCATTGGGGATTATTTGCCTCTCTCGTAAAGCCATATCCAAAAATTAATCTTGTCTCCGAATTAGGCTGGAGCGGCGCGATTCTTAGTACGGTAGGTCTAATGCTTCTCTGGTATGCCTTCGCTTCTTATTGGGAAAAGCATGTCCGATATAAAGCAAATCAAAAAGGTCAAGCTGTACTTATGCAAGCAAACGTAGAAATGAAGGAGATATCATAA
- a CDS encoding GNAT family N-acetyltransferase produces MLKIRNVKMEDLPELVAIEHLCFPKEEAATKKAFEKRIQFIPDSFFVAEEDGVLVGLINGPVIETAYITDDLFNDIKVNPASGGHQSILGLAVSPHFQKRGLASKLLNHFEKEASVKKRETVTLTCKENLIRFYENFGYLNKGISNSGHGGVIWYNMIKKLK; encoded by the coding sequence ATGTTGAAAATACGAAATGTAAAAATGGAAGATTTACCTGAACTTGTAGCCATTGAGCATCTTTGCTTTCCAAAAGAAGAGGCTGCGACGAAAAAGGCGTTTGAAAAGCGGATTCAATTCATTCCAGATAGTTTTTTTGTAGCTGAAGAAGACGGTGTGCTTGTAGGTTTAATTAATGGACCCGTCATTGAAACAGCGTACATCACAGATGACCTATTCAATGATATAAAAGTAAATCCAGCGTCTGGCGGTCATCAAAGCATTTTAGGATTAGCGGTGTCCCCGCATTTTCAAAAACGCGGCTTAGCATCAAAATTACTTAACCATTTTGAAAAAGAAGCAAGCGTAAAAAAACGTGAAACAGTTACACTCACTTGTAAAGAGAACTTAATTCGCTTCTATGAAAACTTTGGATACCTTAACAAAGGCATTTCAAATTCCGGGCATGGCGGAGTCATTTGGTACAACATGATTAAAAAATTGAAATAA
- a CDS encoding methyl-accepting chemotaxis protein, whose translation MRMTVKTRLILLFAAVLLIPCIWISYTSYGTTKQGVEEQMVQNAQNNVDLLNQLVTEVIDGKKKDINFLARDVKASELDGVRQADLYHLFDNYQTSQPLLLSVYIGMATGKHINFPHHTMPAGYDPRKRDWYIQAMEQKNQAIVTAPYVDKATGNIVVTIAKAASDQQGVIGFDVNLEKLAEIVSKTKIGKKGYAFILDQTRKAIVHPTLQAGAEPPSGLTDQMFSSPSGTFSYTYDGAERKMAYTTNAATGWKIGGTFYKQEVADAANPIFYKTILTILLNIVIGSIFVYFIIRSITRPLTSLVQASQKMSEGDVTQEVLVIRDDELGAVAHSFNQMAAALRLLIMQVRETAEQVAASSEQLSASSEHTGQATEHITERMQSIAAGSEQQTQQTTETAQTVQQMTAAVQQIATNASQVSQSALQTSTISEEGKQAIQNAAEQMEAIHGTVQRLDGMVKNLDQHSHQIGSILTFIKQIAEQTNLLALNASIEAARAGDAGRGFAVVADEVRKLAEQTVQASGKIEREIITIQQETEQIVHAMEHGTIEVANGMHTVSIAGTAFENIHSSIDGVTAQIQEVSAAATQLSTNASQFTQAIEKIATITETTDANVQHVSVAAQEQLASMEEIISSSAALAHMAERLQEIVSRFKV comes from the coding sequence ATGAGGATGACCGTAAAAACACGCTTGATTTTACTATTTGCCGCTGTGCTACTCATCCCTTGCATATGGATCAGCTACACATCTTACGGAACGACTAAGCAAGGCGTAGAAGAACAAATGGTGCAGAATGCTCAAAACAATGTAGATTTGTTAAATCAACTTGTTACGGAAGTAATTGACGGAAAAAAGAAAGACATTAATTTCCTGGCTCGTGATGTGAAAGCAAGTGAATTAGACGGCGTACGCCAGGCAGATCTTTATCATCTCTTTGATAACTATCAAACAAGCCAGCCGCTCCTCCTGAGTGTGTACATTGGTATGGCAACAGGGAAACACATTAACTTCCCCCATCATACCATGCCAGCTGGCTACGATCCGCGTAAGCGTGATTGGTACATACAGGCGATGGAACAAAAAAATCAGGCGATTGTAACAGCCCCCTATGTGGATAAAGCTACGGGCAATATCGTTGTTACAATTGCGAAAGCCGCAAGCGATCAGCAAGGGGTTATTGGATTTGATGTTAACTTAGAAAAACTTGCAGAAATCGTAAGTAAAACAAAGATCGGCAAGAAAGGCTATGCGTTTATTCTTGACCAAACACGAAAAGCCATCGTACACCCTACGCTACAAGCAGGTGCGGAACCACCTAGCGGGCTAACGGATCAAATGTTTTCCTCTCCTTCCGGTACGTTTAGTTATACGTACGACGGGGCAGAAAGAAAGATGGCCTATACGACAAATGCTGCGACGGGCTGGAAAATTGGTGGAACGTTTTACAAACAAGAAGTGGCGGATGCAGCCAATCCGATATTCTACAAAACCATACTCACAATTTTGCTGAATATCGTCATCGGCTCCATTTTTGTATATTTTATAATTCGTTCGATTACACGGCCATTGACCAGCCTTGTACAAGCATCACAAAAAATGAGTGAAGGTGACGTAACGCAAGAAGTACTTGTGATCCGTGATGATGAATTAGGAGCAGTGGCGCATTCTTTTAATCAAATGGCAGCTGCGCTTCGTTTATTGATTATGCAGGTACGCGAAACAGCCGAACAAGTAGCGGCGTCATCGGAGCAACTTAGCGCCAGCTCCGAACACACCGGACAAGCTACCGAACATATTACCGAACGCATGCAAAGCATCGCCGCTGGATCAGAGCAGCAAACACAGCAGACAACTGAGACAGCGCAAACGGTACAACAAATGACCGCAGCCGTGCAGCAAATTGCTACTAACGCATCACAAGTATCCCAATCCGCCCTGCAGACGTCTACGATATCCGAGGAAGGAAAACAGGCGATTCAAAATGCGGCGGAGCAAATGGAAGCCATTCACGGAACCGTGCAGCGATTGGATGGTATGGTGAAAAATCTGGATCAGCATTCGCATCAGATCGGCAGCATTCTGACCTTTATTAAACAAATTGCTGAACAGACAAATTTGCTTGCCCTTAATGCATCCATTGAAGCGGCACGGGCTGGTGACGCTGGACGCGGATTTGCGGTTGTGGCTGACGAGGTACGTAAGCTTGCCGAGCAGACCGTACAAGCTTCTGGAAAAATTGAACGTGAGATTATCACTATTCAACAGGAGACAGAGCAGATCGTTCACGCGATGGAGCATGGAACAATCGAAGTCGCAAACGGAATGCATACGGTATCCATTGCCGGAACTGCATTTGAAAACATTCACTCTTCTATTGATGGGGTAACAGCCCAAATTCAAGAAGTGTCAGCTGCTGCGACACAGTTATCTACGAATGCCTCACAATTCACACAAGCCATCGAGAAAATTGCTACTATTACAGAGACAACCGATGCCAATGTACAGCACGTATCGGTTGCCGCTCAGGAGCAGCTTGCTTCGATGGAAGAAATCATCTCCTCTTCTGCCGCATTGGCACACATGGCGGAACGATTACAAGAGATTGTGAGCAGGTTTAAAGTATAA
- a CDS encoding alanine/glycine:cation symporter family protein has protein sequence MQELLQNFVSVTNDFLWSKLLIVLLITIGLYFTFKSRFVQFRMLKEMVRVLMEGRKGSKDHISPFQAFCIGMAARVGTGNITGIAIAIALGGPGAVFWMWIIALISSASSFVESTLAQVYKVKDEHGFRGGPSYYMEKGLNKRWMGVLFAILITLSFGLVFNSVQSNTITVAFQNSFGTDRLTVGLIMTAAFAAIIFGGVKRIAQAAEYKVVILAVLYIGVALFVVLTNITKMPEVLSLIVKNAFGFQQFAGGSIGAALMNGVKRGLFSNEAGMGSAPNVAATATTSHPVKQGLIQAFGVLTDTLVICTSTAFIILLSDAYKQPGLNGIALTQAALSQHIGSWASGALAIFVFLFAFGSLIGNYYYGETNIRFLHTSKKWLIVYRISVLAMIIFGSVAKVQVVWDMADLFMGLMVLVNLVAILMLSKVAFAALHDYMEQKKAGKEPVFYKDSIENLQNVECWDESPSSSTKANSM, from the coding sequence ATGCAAGAATTGTTACAAAATTTCGTGAGTGTAACAAATGATTTTCTTTGGTCTAAATTACTAATTGTTCTGCTGATCACTATTGGCCTTTATTTCACATTTAAATCTCGTTTTGTACAATTTAGAATGTTGAAAGAAATGGTTCGTGTTTTAATGGAAGGAAGAAAAGGGTCTAAAGATCACATTTCACCTTTTCAAGCGTTCTGTATTGGTATGGCAGCTCGCGTTGGAACAGGTAATATTACCGGAATTGCCATTGCCATTGCATTAGGCGGTCCTGGAGCCGTATTCTGGATGTGGATTATTGCTCTTATTAGCTCAGCATCCAGCTTTGTTGAAAGTACGTTAGCGCAAGTCTATAAAGTAAAAGATGAACATGGTTTCCGGGGCGGGCCATCCTATTATATGGAAAAAGGCTTGAACAAGCGTTGGATGGGTGTCTTATTCGCCATTTTAATTACGCTATCTTTCGGTCTTGTATTTAATTCTGTACAATCAAACACCATTACCGTTGCTTTCCAAAATTCATTCGGTACAGACCGCTTAACTGTGGGGCTCATTATGACTGCTGCCTTTGCTGCAATCATTTTCGGCGGTGTGAAGCGTATTGCACAAGCAGCTGAATACAAAGTTGTAATTCTAGCTGTGTTATACATTGGTGTTGCATTATTTGTCGTACTGACAAACATTACAAAAATGCCCGAGGTTCTTTCTCTTATTGTTAAAAATGCATTTGGCTTCCAACAATTCGCAGGCGGTTCAATCGGTGCTGCGCTTATGAATGGCGTTAAACGGGGATTATTCTCGAATGAAGCAGGTATGGGTAGTGCACCAAACGTTGCCGCAACTGCAACAACAAGCCACCCGGTAAAACAAGGACTTATTCAAGCATTTGGCGTACTGACAGATACATTAGTTATTTGTACAAGCACAGCCTTTATTATTTTACTTTCTGATGCGTATAAACAACCTGGGCTAAATGGTATTGCACTTACACAAGCAGCATTAAGTCAACACATCGGTTCCTGGGCATCAGGCGCTCTTGCTATCTTTGTCTTCCTGTTTGCATTCGGTTCGTTAATTGGTAACTATTATTATGGGGAAACAAATATTCGCTTTTTACACACAAGTAAAAAATGGTTGATTGTATATCGAATCAGTGTGTTAGCCATGATTATATTTGGTTCCGTTGCAAAAGTTCAAGTTGTATGGGATATGGCTGATTTATTCATGGGCCTCATGGTTTTAGTAAACCTGGTTGCTATTCTTATGTTATCAAAAGTGGCTTTTGCTGCATTACATGATTATATGGAACAGAAAAAAGCGGGGAAAGAGCCTGTTTTCTATAAAGACAGCATTGAAAATCTGCAAAATGTTGAATGCTGGGATGAATCTCCATCAAGCTCTACTAAAGCAAATAGTATGTAA
- a CDS encoding glutaminase, with product MVQAVKNEETGQNHHQSLECLDKWITHYRSFTTEGHCATYIPALGKANPAQLGICMIGSDGTVQKSGDWDVPFTMQSISKVMSFVAACLHRGISYVLDRVDVEPTGDPFDSIIRLEMHKPGKPFNPMINAGAITVASLLPGGSPAEKLNSLYTLFEEIVGKRPTINEEVFQSEWQTAHRNRALAHYLKEIGFLESEVEEALEVYLKQCAIEVNTEDIALLGLVLSHDGYHPICKKQVFPKEIARITKALMLTCGMYNASGKFAAFVGMPAKSGVSGGIMAAVPSRVRADDSPFQGGCGIGIYGPSIDEYGNSVAGVMLLKQIANSWDLNIF from the coding sequence ATGGTTCAGGCCGTAAAAAATGAGGAGACAGGCCAAAACCATCATCAAAGCTTAGAATGTCTGGATAAATGGATCACACATTATCGCTCCTTTACTACTGAAGGACACTGTGCCACCTATATTCCTGCTCTAGGAAAGGCAAATCCAGCACAGCTCGGCATTTGTATGATTGGGTCTGATGGGACTGTACAAAAATCAGGCGATTGGGACGTCCCTTTTACGATGCAAAGCATCTCAAAAGTGATGAGCTTTGTCGCTGCATGCTTGCATCGCGGTATTTCTTATGTGTTAGACCGGGTCGATGTCGAACCGACAGGCGATCCGTTTGATTCGATTATTCGTTTAGAAATGCATAAACCTGGAAAGCCATTTAATCCGATGATCAATGCCGGAGCCATTACAGTCGCTTCCCTTCTTCCAGGCGGATCACCAGCAGAAAAACTGAACTCTCTTTATACGTTATTTGAAGAAATAGTAGGAAAGCGTCCGACGATCAATGAAGAAGTGTTTCAATCAGAGTGGCAAACCGCTCATCGAAACCGGGCTCTGGCTCACTATCTTAAGGAAATTGGGTTCCTGGAATCAGAAGTAGAAGAAGCGCTGGAAGTTTATTTGAAACAATGTGCCATCGAAGTCAACACCGAAGACATCGCCCTACTTGGATTAGTCCTCTCTCATGATGGCTACCATCCGATCTGCAAGAAACAAGTTTTCCCCAAAGAAATAGCTAGGATCACAAAAGCATTAATGCTTACGTGCGGCATGTACAACGCTTCGGGGAAATTTGCCGCTTTTGTTGGGATGCCTGCTAAGAGCGGGGTTTCTGGAGGGATTATGGCAGCTGTTCCATCACGTGTTAGAGCGGACGACTCCCCGTTTCAAGGTGGATGTGGCATCGGAATTTACGGTCCGTCTATTGACGAGTATGGAAATAGCGTCGCAGGGGTTATGCTATTGAAACAAATTGCAAACAGCTGGGACTTAAATATTTTCTAA
- a CDS encoding sensor histidine kinase has product MASLNISPIVKKDIFILVLMMVTVPLAGQLNFYPMNETFRVSFGAPTFFFFLLLFRKIPVVLPGFLTGILMVGFRIFLDWMMQGNFNLLSSFAEYYSSFFYYFTYAVIFYLVKAKRFYSQPLLLGCIGIVIEILADLVELLTQHFGLGTTITLAAFKEITIMAISHSFLVLSFFNMMKLYESQSRERQIRKQNEHMLMLISNLYEESVHLKKTLQNAENITKKSYDLYKRLTSLKGDQTVFPVEELGKQALKIAGEVHEIKKDNQRIFAGLSKLISDESLADYMDIHELVDIIVQTNEKYARLLGKNIQFLQIIEGVHPHYHVFTVLSIINNIVANAVEAITDTGIITITLKREHDSVEFQIGDNGPGITPKHKQLIFKPGFTSKYDHSGNPSTGIGLSYVKEVVEQLEGKITVQDGPDGKGSMFIICLPVDHLIMKG; this is encoded by the coding sequence GTGGCATCTTTGAACATCAGCCCTATAGTAAAAAAGGACATCTTTATTCTTGTTCTGATGATGGTTACTGTTCCATTAGCAGGTCAATTAAATTTTTATCCGATGAACGAAACGTTCCGTGTCAGTTTTGGGGCACCAACGTTTTTCTTCTTTTTATTACTGTTCCGCAAAATACCCGTTGTTTTGCCAGGATTTTTGACGGGAATACTGATGGTAGGATTTCGTATTTTCCTGGATTGGATGATGCAGGGGAATTTTAACTTGCTATCTTCTTTTGCCGAATACTACTCAAGTTTTTTCTATTATTTCACGTATGCGGTTATTTTTTATTTGGTAAAAGCCAAACGATTTTACAGTCAGCCGTTACTTCTCGGATGTATAGGCATTGTGATCGAAATATTGGCTGACCTGGTAGAGTTACTGACGCAGCATTTCGGATTAGGAACAACCATTACGTTAGCAGCCTTTAAAGAAATTACGATTATGGCGATTTCCCATAGCTTTCTTGTACTCAGCTTTTTCAATATGATGAAATTGTATGAATCACAATCGCGGGAGCGGCAGATTAGAAAGCAGAATGAACATATGCTAATGCTCATCTCCAACTTATATGAAGAATCCGTTCATTTAAAAAAAACATTGCAGAATGCTGAAAACATCACCAAAAAATCGTATGATCTATACAAACGTTTAACCAGCTTGAAAGGCGATCAGACCGTGTTTCCGGTTGAGGAGTTAGGAAAACAGGCATTAAAGATCGCTGGTGAGGTGCATGAGATTAAAAAAGATAATCAACGTATTTTTGCCGGACTTTCTAAGCTTATTTCCGATGAAAGTCTTGCAGATTATATGGACATACATGAACTTGTCGACATCATTGTGCAAACAAACGAGAAGTATGCCCGCTTACTGGGAAAAAATATTCAGTTTTTACAAATAATTGAGGGAGTTCATCCGCATTACCATGTTTTCACGGTTCTGTCGATCATCAATAATATTGTGGCAAACGCAGTAGAAGCTATTACGGATACAGGAATCATTACCATCACCCTGAAAAGGGAACATGATTCGGTTGAATTTCAGATCGGGGATAACGGTCCCGGTATTACCCCGAAGCATAAACAGTTAATTTTCAAACCGGGGTTTACTTCTAAATATGATCATTCTGGAAATCCTTCCACAGGGATTGGACTATCTTATGTAAAAGAAGTGGTGGAACAACTTGAGGGGAAGATTACAGTTCAGGATGGACCTGACGGAAAAGGCTCGATGTTCATCATTTGCTTGCCGGTTGATCATTTGATTATGAAAGGGTGA